The Brevibacterium atlanticum genome segment CCGTCGAGACCTTCGGCGAGGATGCGGCTGAGCGCTTCGTCGATGCTCGACTCGTTCGTCCATTCGGCGTGGCGTCGCTCCGAATACCCGAGCGGGTCGTCGAGGTCCTGAGTCGTCGGCAGCAGGTCGGGGTGCGAGAACACCTTGTCTCTGGCCTCGGGCCCGCCTTGTGACTCGAGATAGGCGAAGAGGGCAGCGGCATCACGGAGCCTGCGCGGATTGAGCTCCAGACCGACGAGCGCGGAGAAGGTCTTCTCCGCCGGTCCCGCCGTCGCCCGACGGCGGCGCAGCGCCTCTCGGATCTGGTCGCGGCCGGGCAGGTGCCTGCAGGCCTCATAGACGACGACATCGACCCATCCGGCGATGACGGCCAGCAGGTTCTCCAGAGAGGTCAGTGCCTTCTTCTGGTCGTCGGTGGTCGGCGGGTTGAACAGGCCCTGACGGATGTTGTCGCTGAGTTCGGAGATGTTCGACGGGTCGATGTTCGAGGCCATGTCCTCGATCTGCGAGGTGTCGACCTTGAGCCCTTGTGCGTACCGGGTCAGTGCGGTCTCGACCTGGGCGCTCAGCCACGGCGCCCGTTCGAACAGGGCCGAGTGTGCGAGCTCCTGCGCGGCGAGATAGATGCGGACCTCCGAGACGTCGACATCGATCTCGGCAGCGAAGGCCTCGACATTGGTCTCGACGAGCACGGCAGCGTCATGCGGAAGCAGAGGCAGTCCAACCTCGGTGCCGGTGAGGACGCTCTCCGACAGCGCCCCGACGGCTTGACCGATCTGCATGGCGAACATCGAATCGCTCATCGAGCCGAACATCGACGAGGCCCCAGCGAGGATGCCCTTCATCTCGGCGGGAACCTGAGACTCGAGGGTCTCGGTCAGGGCCGTGGACATGTTCTCCTTGATGGGGAGCACGAACTTCTGCCAACCGGGCATCGTCTCCTTCACCCAGTCGGCTCGACGCAGCGGGCGGGCGGAGCGGTTGGCCACGGAGAACTCCGTTGCCTCGGCCAGCCACAGCTCGGCCAGTCGGAAGGCGTCGACGGTGGCGCGCTCGGCCTCATCCGTCACCGCGGGGTCGGGGGTAGGGACGGCCTTCTGGGCGATCGAGACGGCCTGGGCCTGAGGGTCTGCGCCCTGTCCGAACAGTCCCTGCATCTGGTTCATGATCGTGGCCATCATGGCCGGGTCGATCTGGAAGCCCTGCGGCATCCCGGACTCGTTCTTGTCATCGCCCTGACCGCTGCCGGGGCCATTGGCACCGAAGAGCATGCCGAAGATCTGCTCGAACGGATTCTGCTCATTGTTGTTGTCGTCGGTCATTGTTCTCCAGCCCCCATGAATCGGTTTGACACCCACGTTAACGGTTCCGAATGTGCGAAGCTTCCCAATTCGGCGAGGTTTCGCAGGATGTTCGCACCCGGCGAAAGGAGTCTGTGAATTCGGTCCTCAGCATTCGATTAGACTGGTGGGGCGGTGCAGCGAAAGGAACACATGACAGAGAACGCCCCCCGGGCCCTGCCGGTGCCAGCGGAGCCACCTCGCGGCCCGCGACGACGACGAACTCCACGTCTGTCCACGACCTCGGGTGTCCTCACCTACGTCCTCATCGCTCTGGCCGTGCTCCTGCCGGTTCCGTACATGCTTCAGCTGCCGGGACCGGTTTTCAACACTCTCGGCGACTATCAGGGTGATCCGATGATCAGCGTCTCCGGGGCGAAGACCTATCCCACCGCCGGACGCATCGACATGCTCACAGTGGCCGTCAGCGGGGGACCCGGACGCGACGTGTTCGCCTCGCAGGCGCTCGGAGCGCTCCTCAACGGTCAGGAGACCGTGATTCCCACCGAAGCGTACTATCCGCTCGACACCTCACGCGAAGAAGTGGCACAGACGAACGCCGTCGAGATGTCCTCGAGCCAGGACGTCGCCATCGCCGCTGCGATGGGTGAGCTCGGCAAGAAGTATTCGGTGCATCTGCTCGTCGACGACATCGTCACCGACTCACCCGCCCAGGGAAAGCTGCGCAAGGGAGACCGGCTGATGTCGGTCAACGGCAAGAAGCTCGACACCGATCCCGAAGCCGCTGCGATCATGAGTCAGACGGTGCAGGGGGCGAAGTCCGTCGACCTCGTCGTCGACCGTGACGGGAAGACCGAAGACATCACCGTCGAACCCGCCGACATCGAGGGCCGCAAGGCGATCGGGATCAACATGAAACAGGACTTCGACTTCCCGGTCGACGTGAAGTTCAATGTCGAGGGCGTCGGCGGGCCCTCTGCCGGCACGATGTTCGCCCTCGCCATCGTCGATGAACTCACCCCCGGGGCGATGACCGGCGGCAAACACGTCGCAGGAACCGGGGAGATCGACCCTTCGGGAACCGTCAGCCCCATCGGCGGGGCGCGCCAGAAGGTGGCCGCGGCGACGGAGAAGGGTGCGACTCTGTTCCTCTCCCCGGCCGACAACTGCGCCGAAGTCATGGCGGCCGCCGACCAGTCCAAGATCACGGTGGCGCGCATCGACACGCTCGATGACGCGAAGACCACCGTGGAGCAGTACGCCGCAGGCGACACCTCGGACCTTCCGAAGTGCCCCGCCGACGGTGCCGACCCCAATGAGAAAGGGCAGTAGTGAGCACCTCGTCCTCACCCACCTCCGCACGCATGCCGGCGAATCGGCCACGACGTTCGCCGCTGCTGCTCACCCTCGTATCGGTGGCGATCCTGCTGATCGCCTTCATCTCCTTCACACAGGTCTACACCGAGGTGCTCTGGTTCAAGCAGATCGACGCCTCTCAGGTCTTCCGCACTATGTGGATCACCCGCGGTCTGACCTTCCTCGCCGGTTTCATCGTCATGGCCGTCCCGGTGTGGGTGAGCCTGCACCTGGCCTACCGCAATCGGCCCGTCTACGCGCCGACGACTCCGCGTCAGGAGAACCTCGACCGGTACCGTGAGGCCATCGAACCGCTGCGCAAGGTCGCGACGATCGCGATTCCCGCCGTCGTCGGCGTTCTCGCCGGCATCACCGCCTCGGCGAATTGGAACACGGTCCTCGAGTGGTTCCACTCCACGTCGTTCGGATCGAGTGATCCGCAGTTCGGACTCGACAAGTCCTTCTTCGTCTTCGTCCTGCCCGGTCTGCGGCTGATCGGCGACCAGGTGGGAATGGCTGTGCTGCTGTCCCTCATCGCTGCCGTCGTCGCCCACTATCTCTTCGGCGGCATCCGTCCGGGAGAGCAGAGGGGCGTCATCCTGACGAAGACGGCGCAATGGCAGCTGGGCATCACCGTGGCTGTGCTCATCCTCGCCCAGGCCGGTCGTCTCTGGCTCGCCCGCTACGACCGACTCACCGCAGCCGGGGGAATCGTCCCCGGCGTCACCTACGTCGACGACCGTGCGGCGCTGCCCGCGATGGCGATCGTGGCGATCGCCGCTGTGCTCGTCGCATTGCTGTTCGTCTACACCGCGTGGAAGGGCAATTGGCGGATCTCGATCATCGCGACGCTCACGCTCATCGTCCTCGGCGGAGTTTCGATCATCGGCTACCCGGCGCTGATCCAGCAGTTCCAGGTCAACCCCTCGCAGCAGAGCCTCGAGTCGAAGTACATCCAGCACAACATCGACGCCACCCGTGACGCCTTCGACTTCGATGACATCGAGGTGACTCCGTACGAACCGAGCACGACCGGTGAGAAGGGCGCGCTGCGGAAGGACGCGGAGACCGCGGCCTCGATCCGACTGCTCGACCCGAACCTGGTCTCGGACACCTTCCGTCAGCTCCAGCAGGTCCGCCCCTACTACTCGTTCCCACAGAAGCTCGACGTCGATCGCTACGACATGGACGGAGACAGGCGAGACACCGTCATCGCCGTGCGTGAACTCGCTCCGAGCTCGGTGAACAATCAGAGTTGGTTCAACCGCGCCATCGTCTACACCCACGGCTTCGGTGTCGTCGCCGCCAACGGCAACCAGCGCAACTCCGACGGCGAACCGACCTTCATGGAGTCCGACATCCCGCCGAAGGGTGATTTCCCCGAGTACGAACCGCGGGTCTACTTCGGTGAGTCGTCACCGGACTACTCGATCGTCGGTGCCGAGGAGGGCGCAAAACCGCGCGAACTCGACTACCCCTCCGACGAAGAGGGCGGCGCCGGCCAGGTCAACAACACCTTCACCGGCAACGGCGGCCCGACCGTGGGCAACCTGTTCAACCGACTCGCCTACGCGCTGAAGTTCCAGGACGAGCAGATCCTGCTCTCGGACGCGCTCAACGACAAGTCGCAGATCCTCTACGATCGTCATCCGCGGGAGCGCGTGGAGAAGCTGGCGCCCTTCCTCAAGATCGACGGCGACCCGTACCCGGCCGTCGTCGACGGGAAGATCAAGTGGATCCTCGACGGCTACACCACGGCCGAGGACTACCCGTACTCGACCCCGCAGCCGCTGCAGCAGGCGACCGAGGATTCGACGACGGCGACCGCCCCGAACAACGTGGCCACACTGCCCGATGACGAGGTCAACTACATCCGGAACTCGGTGAAGATCACGGTCGACGCCTATGACGGTTCCGTGGACATGTACCAGTGGGACAAGGACGATCCGGTCCTCAAGACCTGGATGAAGGTCTTCCCGGGTCTCATCAAATCCTCATCGGAGATGTCGAGTGACCTCATGAGCCACGTCAGGTACCCCGAGGACATGTTCAAGGTCCAGCGCGACCTGCTCGCGAAGTACCACGTCTCCTCGGCCAGTGAGTTCTACACCGGTCAGGACTTCTGGACCCTTCCGACGGATCCGACGAAGCGGGCCAGCAGCGGTCTGACACAGCCGCCGTTCTACATGACTCTGCAGATGCCGGGGCAGGAGTCGCCCTCGTTCTCGCTGACGAGCTCCTACATCCCCGAACGCTCCTCAGAGGGGCAGTCGCGCAACAACCTCACGGGCTTCCTGTCCGCTGATGCGGATGCCGGTGACAAGAAGGGCGAGACGTCGGAGAACTACGGCAAGCTCAGACTTCTGCAGCTGCCGCGCAATACGACGGTGCCCGGACCGGGTCAGGCGCAGAACAACTTCAATACCGCACCCGATGTCCAGCGCAGCCTCAACCTGCTTCGCCAGGGCGAGTCCGAGGTGGAGAACGGCAACCTGCTGACCCTGCCGATCGGCGGCGGTCTGCTCTACGTGCAGCCCGTCTATGTCCGGTCCGCCGGTGAGACCTCCTACCCGTTGCTGCAGCACGTGCTCGTGGCCTTCGGTGAGGACATCGGATTCGCTCCGACCCTCGACGAGGCACTCGATCAGGTCTTCGGCGGCGACTCCGGCGCCAAGGCCGGCGACGCAGGAACCGAAGACAGCGGGGATGGAGAATCCGGTTCGTCCTCCTCCGGCGGAGACTCCGGCGACGAGGGTTCCGGATCCGGCGGTTCGTCGGACAAGGCTCTCAACGATGCGCTCCAGGAAGCCAGGAAGGCGATGGAGGACTCCGATGCCGCGCTCAAGGAAGGCGACTTCGAAGAGTACGGCAAGGCGCAGGACCGGTTGAAGAACGCCATCGACGACGCAGTTGCGGCCGATCCCTCGATCGCCGAGGACGGCGCCGGGGACAGCTCCTCAGCGCCCGCCTCGGAGCCGGCCGACGAAGGCGGCGATTCGGGCAACTGAGTCGGCTCCTGCCGAACGGGTCCGGTGCGGCGAGGCTGCGCTGGACCCGTTCGGGTAGGGCCGGCTGGGCTCGGCCAGAGTGAGACGAACGCCCCTGGGTTACCCCAGGGGCGTTCGTCGTACTCGGAGCGTGTGCGAATGGCCGATCAGCGCACGACGTGCAGCTCGCGACGGGCACGTGACTGTGCATGAGAAGTGTGAGCGTCGCGTACTGATTTTCGTCGCTGCGCGTGCGCCCTGGGCATACAGTCGCGCTGATGCATGGGGGCCGGGCCGAACAGGGCTGTGAATGAGAAGAACCCCCAGCCAGATTGACTGACTGAGGGTTCTGCCACTGTCGTGGCGGGGGAGGGATTTGAACCCTCGACCTCCGGGTTATGAGCCCGGCGAGCTACCGAACTGCTCCACCCCGCGGCGTGTTCTCAACTCTACATGAACCGTCACCTGCTGGCCAAACCGCGGACAGGTGACCTCCGCCACATGTCCACTTGCCATTCACCTTTCGGCGGTCGAAGGGACTCGAGGGTGACATTCTTCGAGTGAGGGCTTGCATATGGTTGAAAGCTCAACTAGAGTGACACTCGTACTTCAAATTTCAACTAAAGGAGACATCATGACTGCACTGCCTCAGGGACTCACCGCCGGAACCTGGACCATCGACCCCGTCCACTCGGAGTTCACCTTCACCGCCCGCCACGCCGGCGTCTCGAAGGTCCGCGGACACTTCGAAGAGATCGCGGGTACGGTCAACGTGGGTGAGACCCTCGAAGACAGCTCGGTGAAGGCCGAGGCTGCCGCTTCCTCGATCAACACCCGCAACGAACAGCGCGACGGTCACCTCAAGAGCGGTGACTTCTTCCTCGCCGACGAGCACCCGAAGCTCACCTTCACCTCCACCGGCATCAAGGCCGACGGCGCTGACGAGTTCGAGACCGTCGGCGAGCTGACGATGCGCGGCGTGACCAAGGAAGTCACCTTCTCGACCGAGTTCGCCGGTGTCGCCACCGACCCGAACGGCAACCAGGTCGCCGGCCTCTCGGCAACCGCCGACGTCAACCGCAAGGACTTCGGCATGTCCTTCGAAGCCGTCCT includes the following:
- a CDS encoding UPF0182 family membrane protein, which gives rise to MSTSSSPTSARMPANRPRRSPLLLTLVSVAILLIAFISFTQVYTEVLWFKQIDASQVFRTMWITRGLTFLAGFIVMAVPVWVSLHLAYRNRPVYAPTTPRQENLDRYREAIEPLRKVATIAIPAVVGVLAGITASANWNTVLEWFHSTSFGSSDPQFGLDKSFFVFVLPGLRLIGDQVGMAVLLSLIAAVVAHYLFGGIRPGEQRGVILTKTAQWQLGITVAVLILAQAGRLWLARYDRLTAAGGIVPGVTYVDDRAALPAMAIVAIAAVLVALLFVYTAWKGNWRISIIATLTLIVLGGVSIIGYPALIQQFQVNPSQQSLESKYIQHNIDATRDAFDFDDIEVTPYEPSTTGEKGALRKDAETAASIRLLDPNLVSDTFRQLQQVRPYYSFPQKLDVDRYDMDGDRRDTVIAVRELAPSSVNNQSWFNRAIVYTHGFGVVAANGNQRNSDGEPTFMESDIPPKGDFPEYEPRVYFGESSPDYSIVGAEEGAKPRELDYPSDEEGGAGQVNNTFTGNGGPTVGNLFNRLAYALKFQDEQILLSDALNDKSQILYDRHPRERVEKLAPFLKIDGDPYPAVVDGKIKWILDGYTTAEDYPYSTPQPLQQATEDSTTATAPNNVATLPDDEVNYIRNSVKITVDAYDGSVDMYQWDKDDPVLKTWMKVFPGLIKSSSEMSSDLMSHVRYPEDMFKVQRDLLAKYHVSSASEFYTGQDFWTLPTDPTKRASSGLTQPPFYMTLQMPGQESPSFSLTSSYIPERSSEGQSRNNLTGFLSADADAGDKKGETSENYGKLRLLQLPRNTTVPGPGQAQNNFNTAPDVQRSLNLLRQGESEVENGNLLTLPIGGGLLYVQPVYVRSAGETSYPLLQHVLVAFGEDIGFAPTLDEALDQVFGGDSGAKAGDAGTEDSGDGESGSSSSGGDSGDEGSGSGGSSDKALNDALQEARKAMEDSDAALKEGDFEEYGKAQDRLKNAIDDAVAADPSIAEDGAGDSSSAPASEPADEGGDSGN
- a CDS encoding zinc-dependent metalloprotease, producing the protein MTDDNNNEQNPFEQIFGMLFGANGPGSGQGDDKNESGMPQGFQIDPAMMATIMNQMQGLFGQGADPQAQAVSIAQKAVPTPDPAVTDEAERATVDAFRLAELWLAEATEFSVANRSARPLRRADWVKETMPGWQKFVLPIKENMSTALTETLESQVPAEMKGILAGASSMFGSMSDSMFAMQIGQAVGALSESVLTGTEVGLPLLPHDAAVLVETNVEAFAAEIDVDVSEVRIYLAAQELAHSALFERAPWLSAQVETALTRYAQGLKVDTSQIEDMASNIDPSNISELSDNIRQGLFNPPTTDDQKKALTSLENLLAVIAGWVDVVVYEACRHLPGRDQIREALRRRRATAGPAEKTFSALVGLELNPRRLRDAAALFAYLESQGGPEARDKVFSHPDLLPTTQDLDDPLGYSERRHAEWTNESSIDEALSRILAEGLDGAGDAAAEDSSSEDTSSETTDDDSDDTGAAEDTDASDDTDDR
- a CDS encoding YlbL family protein, with product MTENAPRALPVPAEPPRGPRRRRTPRLSTTSGVLTYVLIALAVLLPVPYMLQLPGPVFNTLGDYQGDPMISVSGAKTYPTAGRIDMLTVAVSGGPGRDVFASQALGALLNGQETVIPTEAYYPLDTSREEVAQTNAVEMSSSQDVAIAAAMGELGKKYSVHLLVDDIVTDSPAQGKLRKGDRLMSVNGKKLDTDPEAAAIMSQTVQGAKSVDLVVDRDGKTEDITVEPADIEGRKAIGINMKQDFDFPVDVKFNVEGVGGPSAGTMFALAIVDELTPGAMTGGKHVAGTGEIDPSGTVSPIGGARQKVAAATEKGATLFLSPADNCAEVMAAADQSKITVARIDTLDDAKTTVEQYAAGDTSDLPKCPADGADPNEKGQ
- a CDS encoding YceI family protein; translation: MTALPQGLTAGTWTIDPVHSEFTFTARHAGVSKVRGHFEEIAGTVNVGETLEDSSVKAEAAASSINTRNEQRDGHLKSGDFFLADEHPKLTFTSTGIKADGADEFETVGELTMRGVTKEVTFSTEFAGVATDPNGNQVAGLSATADVNRKDFGMSFEAVLGGGELLVSDKIKIELELELVKA